Proteins encoded together in one Streptomyces sp. B1I3 window:
- a CDS encoding ABC transporter permease encodes MTTPATPPHPQPPLEPSPQPQQGWGGPAGSYASPIPVRSPGLGDAIASEWTKIRSVRSTMWTLGVMVVLLFAVGLLTAFAVSAADADLEDTPVLSLGFFGVLLGSICVITLGVLTIASEYGTGMIRTTLTACPSRARVLIAKSVVFFLLSFTITAVTTGIVALLQTAMLGGATPTGGDWLRATVGVALYVATLGLLSLALGALIRHSAGAITIMIALVLLPLVLAMFMFSPTLSGLQEALFEYSIPSQIGAFYNASVTVSGPSGWEPLWIIIGMTAVAMLGAFASLDRRDV; translated from the coding sequence ATGACGACGCCGGCCACCCCGCCGCACCCGCAGCCACCCCTCGAGCCTTCCCCGCAGCCGCAGCAGGGCTGGGGCGGTCCGGCGGGGTCCTACGCCTCGCCGATCCCGGTGCGCAGCCCCGGCCTCGGCGACGCGATCGCGTCCGAGTGGACCAAGATCCGCTCCGTGCGCTCCACGATGTGGACCCTCGGGGTGATGGTCGTGCTCCTGTTCGCGGTGGGGCTGCTCACCGCGTTCGCCGTCAGCGCCGCCGACGCCGATCTCGAGGACACCCCGGTGCTCAGCCTCGGCTTCTTCGGTGTGCTGCTCGGCTCGATCTGTGTGATCACCCTGGGCGTGCTGACCATCGCCTCCGAGTACGGCACGGGAATGATCCGTACGACGCTGACCGCCTGCCCGAGCCGCGCCCGCGTGCTGATCGCGAAGTCCGTCGTCTTCTTCCTGCTCTCGTTCACGATCACCGCGGTGACGACGGGCATCGTCGCCCTGCTGCAGACGGCCATGCTCGGTGGCGCGACGCCCACCGGCGGGGACTGGCTGCGGGCCACGGTGGGCGTGGCGCTCTACGTGGCGACGCTGGGGCTGCTCTCGCTCGCCCTCGGCGCGCTCATCCGGCACTCGGCCGGTGCGATCACGATCATGATCGCGCTCGTGCTGCTGCCACTGGTGCTGGCGATGTTCATGTTCTCGCCGACGCTGTCCGGCCTCCAGGAAGCACTCTTCGAGTACTCGATCCCGAGCCAGATCGGCGCCTTCTACAACGCGTCGGTCACCGTGTCCGGGCCGTCCGGCTGGGAACCGCTGTGGATCATCATCGGCATGACCGCCGTCGCCATGCTCGGCGCCTTCGCCTCCCTGGACCGCCGGGACGTCTGA
- a CDS encoding ATP/GTP-binding protein, protein MSPRRNRPRGGESPTGNARGPAEGYGGGGATESWRGEEWSVRPVSGASAAGKRYRCPGCDQEIPSGVPHLVAWPEFGGIDDRRHWHKACWNAKDRRTTRVQRSRNAPRH, encoded by the coding sequence GTGTCCCCGCGCCGCAACCGCCCCCGAGGCGGCGAGAGTCCCACCGGCAACGCACGCGGGCCGGCGGAGGGGTACGGGGGAGGCGGCGCCACCGAGAGCTGGCGGGGCGAGGAGTGGTCGGTGCGTCCGGTGAGCGGTGCGAGCGCGGCGGGCAAGCGCTACCGCTGTCCCGGCTGCGACCAGGAGATCCCCTCCGGTGTCCCGCACCTGGTCGCCTGGCCGGAGTTCGGCGGCATCGACGACCGCAGGCACTGGCACAAGGCCTGCTGGAACGCGAAGGACCGCCGCACCACACGGGTGCAGCGGTCCAGGAACGCGCCACGCCACTGA
- a CDS encoding LLM class flavin-dependent oxidoreductase yields the protein MRVGTFVLAAQFPGQGPGEALHRAVRSAEVAEESGLDSVWLAEHHFVPYGVCPSAVTLAGLLLGRTRRIRVGTAVSVLSTQHPVSLGEQAALLHLTSGGRFTLGVGRGGPWVDLEVFGGGLDAYENGFPESLELLLDWLREPRVAGGGERFGFREVAVVPRADEILGGGPAVPEVIVACTSPKSVKLAAEKGLPMLLGMHCGDEEKAGMVALWRSAALEAGQPPEVVEQVGHVSAGVAQIADGQADAVETLVKAMPGWLRQGLEAHVTVDGRHRVMRDPVAYTEFLCGLHPVGPPRLAADRLAATAERTGISRFALLVEGSGDLATTEQNVQRLGTEVLPLLT from the coding sequence ATGCGCGTGGGAACGTTCGTACTGGCGGCACAGTTTCCGGGCCAGGGGCCGGGCGAGGCCCTGCACCGGGCCGTCCGGTCCGCGGAGGTGGCGGAGGAGTCCGGACTCGATTCGGTCTGGCTGGCAGAACATCATTTCGTGCCGTACGGCGTGTGCCCGTCGGCCGTGACACTGGCCGGGCTGCTGCTCGGCCGCACCCGCAGGATCCGCGTGGGCACGGCGGTGAGCGTCCTGTCGACGCAGCACCCCGTCTCCCTCGGGGAGCAGGCGGCCCTGCTGCATCTGACCAGCGGCGGCCGCTTCACCCTCGGGGTGGGCCGCGGTGGGCCCTGGGTGGATCTGGAGGTGTTCGGCGGCGGTCTCGACGCCTACGAGAACGGCTTCCCCGAATCGCTGGAGCTGCTGCTGGACTGGCTCCGGGAGCCCAGGGTGGCGGGCGGCGGCGAGCGCTTCGGCTTCCGTGAGGTGGCGGTCGTGCCCCGCGCCGACGAGATCCTCGGGGGCGGTCCCGCCGTGCCCGAGGTGATCGTTGCGTGCACGTCGCCGAAAAGCGTGAAACTCGCCGCTGAAAAGGGTTTGCCGATGCTGCTCGGGATGCACTGCGGCGACGAGGAGAAGGCCGGCATGGTCGCTCTGTGGCGTTCCGCCGCTCTCGAGGCCGGTCAGCCGCCCGAGGTGGTGGAGCAGGTCGGACATGTGTCCGCAGGGGTGGCCCAGATCGCCGACGGGCAGGCGGACGCCGTCGAGACGCTCGTGAAGGCGATGCCCGGCTGGCTGCGGCAGGGGCTCGAGGCCCATGTCACGGTCGACGGCAGGCACCGGGTGATGCGCGACCCCGTCGCGTACACCGAGTTCCTGTGCGGCCTGCATCCGGTGGGTCCGCCCCGGCTCGCCGCGGACCGGCTGGCGGCCACGGCGGAGCGCACGGGCATCTCCCGTTTCGCCCTCCTGGTGGAGGGCTCGGGCGACCTCGCGACGACCGAACAGAACGTCCAGCGGCTGGGCACGGAGGTGCTGCCGCTGCTGACGTGA
- a CDS encoding SCO5389 family protein — protein sequence MSLDVSPALLEQAERGEVDEADFVDCVRTSLPYAWEMISSLVAQLKVDGGQFADNQTPPPDEQARGQLLRALASDAIRGALQRHFGVRLAFQNCHRVAVFPLDASVDERLARFTSVRGQLLNQSPGLRDC from the coding sequence ATGTCGCTCGACGTCTCACCGGCCCTTTTGGAACAGGCCGAGCGAGGCGAGGTCGACGAAGCCGACTTCGTCGACTGCGTCCGGACCTCCCTGCCCTACGCATGGGAGATGATCAGCTCCCTGGTGGCCCAGCTGAAGGTGGACGGCGGACAGTTCGCCGACAACCAGACGCCTCCGCCGGACGAGCAGGCACGTGGTCAGCTGCTGCGCGCGCTCGCGAGTGATGCGATACGTGGTGCGCTGCAGCGGCACTTCGGAGTGCGTCTGGCATTCCAGAACTGCCACCGCGTCGCGGTGTTCCCGCTGGACGCCTCGGTCGACGAGCGCCTGGCCCGCTTCACCTCGGTGAGGGGCCAGCTGCTCAACCAGTCGCCCGGACTTCGGGACTGCTGA
- the nucS gene encoding endonuclease NucS, translated as MRLVIARCSVDYAGRLTAHLPSAPRLILVKADGSVSIHADDRAYKPLNWMSPPCTLKEGADGSEGVWTVVNKAGEKLIITMEEVLHDSSHELGVDPGLIKDGVEAHLQELLADRIETLGEGYTLIRREYPTAIGPVDILCRDAEGRTVAVELKRRGDIDGVEQLTRYLDLLNRDPHLAPVRGVFAAQEIKPQARVLATDRGIGCLVLDYNAMRGIEDDKLRLF; from the coding sequence ATGCGTCTCGTCATCGCCCGTTGCTCCGTCGACTACGCGGGCCGGCTCACCGCCCACCTGCCCTCCGCCCCCCGTCTGATCCTCGTGAAGGCGGACGGCAGCGTCTCGATCCACGCCGACGACCGGGCGTACAAACCTCTCAACTGGATGTCCCCGCCGTGCACCTTGAAGGAGGGCGCCGACGGCAGCGAAGGCGTCTGGACCGTGGTGAACAAAGCGGGCGAGAAACTGATCATCACGATGGAGGAGGTCCTCCACGACTCGTCCCATGAGCTGGGCGTGGACCCGGGGCTCATCAAGGACGGTGTGGAGGCGCACCTCCAGGAACTGCTCGCCGACCGGATCGAGACACTCGGCGAGGGTTACACCCTGATCCGCCGCGAGTACCCGACCGCCATCGGCCCGGTCGACATCCTGTGCCGGGACGCGGAGGGCAGGACCGTGGCCGTGGAGTTGAAGCGGCGGGGCGACATCGACGGTGTGGAGCAGCTGACCCGCTATCTCGATCTGCTCAACCGCGATCCGCACCTGGCGCCGGTGCGGGGTGTCTTCGCGGCCCAGGAGATCAAGCCACAGGCCCGGGTGCTGGCGACGGACCGCGGCATCGGGTGCCTGGTCCTCGACTACAACGCGATGCGCGGCATCGAGGACGACAAGCTCCGGCTGTTCTGA
- a CDS encoding ATP-binding protein has product MDPTNREPEEYGHDGDHPGEDTERRRQSREALTPDFGHQAAQQSRTVQLTSGDFLLTVNPVDGSEIEPCRPGEQPAPPVRHTAAQRAERERATAPPVPPGPPAPRLPLLERQDERERLVRLLARGRSVRLTGPAGSGRTALLNAVATDCADLAPDGVVRLSGHKRTATDLLYGLFETVYRAPLHRPDREGLLALVHGIGAVVVLDDLELGGGALQELLDATPECAFLLGTTSEVPASTADADLEEVFLSGLSRSASIELLEHVVERTLTDDEANWAGDLWFESEGLPLRFVQAGALLRRRDEMRTDPQSFDGYGDGEPADTPFGRIEPKDVPLPGLGEAAAPAALLASRLSESARETLRFAVALGGEVPHQAHLPALVGDTHADAALGELSLCGLLSPAGPRYRLAAGVLAQLEASGYGEDAAAHARSAAQHYAWWAGHPSVTPERAVAEADAVLASMAPLLPGDAGEQASVAVLLARSASPAFAAGMHWGVWEKALRIGQEAARIAGEVAEEAYFHHELGVLALCTGHLDRARAELEASIGMRGALADKAGAVAGRRALALVEDRSGGPAPSGGVPPAEASPASPPGGVPAVMPLFPRVVEEPFTRVSHHVPAPRPAGRVAGALGGRTVLRGARRNVVAVGAGALLAAVLGTVVTLGATSGSEDPEGSDVTTEQSVTEDDSQDGSPADEPADGPASDDGPADGTVSPGASGDTVPSGSATPSRGTSSPGTSPGTDTPSSGSPSDPPPSGKPSPTGKSTGPTASPSTTPPTTSPEPTPSESTTEPTPTDSPSEPENTDSASGPAESATASEAGAGSSSPSGTASTVV; this is encoded by the coding sequence ATGGACCCGACCAACCGGGAACCGGAAGAGTACGGGCATGACGGCGACCACCCCGGTGAGGACACCGAGCGGCGACGGCAGTCCCGCGAAGCCCTGACGCCGGACTTCGGGCACCAGGCCGCACAGCAGTCCCGCACGGTGCAGCTGACCTCGGGCGACTTCCTGCTCACGGTCAACCCGGTCGACGGCAGCGAGATCGAGCCGTGCCGGCCCGGGGAGCAGCCCGCCCCGCCCGTACGGCACACCGCCGCGCAACGCGCCGAGCGGGAACGCGCCACCGCGCCGCCCGTGCCTCCGGGACCGCCCGCACCCCGGTTGCCGCTCCTCGAGCGCCAGGACGAGCGGGAACGTCTCGTACGGCTGCTGGCGCGGGGTCGCTCGGTGCGGCTCACCGGCCCCGCGGGGTCCGGCCGCACGGCTCTCCTGAACGCCGTCGCCACCGACTGCGCGGACCTGGCGCCCGACGGGGTCGTCCGGCTCTCCGGGCACAAGCGGACCGCCACGGACCTGTTGTACGGGCTCTTCGAGACCGTCTACCGGGCTCCGCTGCACCGGCCCGACCGCGAGGGCCTCCTGGCCCTCGTCCACGGCATCGGCGCCGTGGTCGTGCTCGACGATCTGGAGCTGGGGGGCGGAGCGCTGCAGGAGCTGCTCGACGCGACGCCCGAGTGTGCGTTCCTCCTCGGCACGACGTCCGAGGTGCCCGCATCCACCGCCGACGCGGACCTCGAGGAGGTCTTCCTCTCCGGCCTGAGCCGCAGCGCCTCGATCGAGCTCCTGGAACACGTCGTCGAGCGCACCCTCACCGACGACGAGGCGAACTGGGCCGGCGACCTCTGGTTCGAGTCCGAAGGCCTGCCGCTGCGCTTCGTCCAGGCCGGCGCCCTGCTGCGCCGACGCGACGAGATGCGCACGGACCCGCAGTCCTTCGACGGCTACGGCGACGGAGAACCCGCCGATACGCCGTTCGGCCGGATCGAGCCGAAGGACGTGCCCCTGCCCGGCCTGGGCGAGGCCGCGGCACCCGCCGCCCTGCTCGCCTCCCGGCTGAGCGAGTCGGCCCGCGAGACCCTGCGCTTCGCCGTCGCCCTCGGCGGTGAGGTCCCGCACCAGGCGCACCTGCCGGCCCTCGTCGGGGACACCCACGCCGATGCCGCGCTGGGGGAGCTGTCCCTGTGCGGTCTGCTCTCCCCGGCGGGCCCCCGCTACCGGCTGGCCGCCGGTGTCCTGGCCCAGCTGGAGGCGAGCGGTTACGGCGAGGACGCTGCGGCGCACGCCCGCAGCGCCGCCCAGCACTACGCCTGGTGGGCGGGGCACCCGTCCGTCACCCCCGAACGTGCGGTCGCCGAGGCGGACGCCGTCCTCGCGTCGATGGCACCCCTCCTGCCGGGCGACGCCGGGGAACAGGCCAGCGTGGCCGTCCTGCTGGCCCGCAGCGCCTCGCCCGCGTTCGCGGCGGGGATGCACTGGGGCGTCTGGGAGAAGGCCCTCAGGATCGGGCAGGAAGCCGCCAGGATCGCCGGCGAGGTGGCGGAGGAGGCCTACTTCCACCACGAGTTGGGCGTCCTCGCGCTCTGCACCGGCCACCTGGACCGGGCCAGGGCGGAGCTGGAGGCGTCCATCGGCATGCGCGGCGCGCTCGCCGACAAGGCCGGCGCGGTGGCGGGACGCAGGGCGCTGGCCCTGGTCGAGGACCGTTCCGGCGGGCCCGCACCGAGCGGCGGGGTCCCGCCGGCCGAAGCCTCGCCCGCCTCGCCGCCCGGCGGGGTGCCGGCCGTGATGCCCCTCTTCCCGCGCGTGGTCGAGGAGCCGTTCACCCGCGTGTCCCACCACGTCCCCGCGCCACGTCCCGCAGGCAGGGTCGCCGGCGCGCTCGGCGGCCGTACGGTGCTCCGGGGCGCCCGGCGCAACGTGGTCGCGGTGGGCGCGGGCGCCCTGCTGGCAGCCGTGCTGGGCACCGTGGTGACGCTGGGTGCGACCTCCGGCAGCGAGGATCCCGAGGGCAGCGACGTCACGACCGAGCAATCGGTCACCGAGGACGACAGCCAGGACGGTTCCCCCGCGGACGAGCCGGCCGACGGCCCGGCCTCCGACGACGGCCCGGCCGACGGGACCGTGTCCCCCGGGGCGTCGGGGGACACGGTCCCGTCCGGCAGCGCGACGCCGTCGCGGGGCACGTCGAGCCCTGGGACGAGCCCGGGCACGGACACCCCCTCCAGCGGCAGCCCCAGCGACCCGCCGCCGTCCGGGAAGCCGTCGCCCACCGGGAAATCGACCGGACCGACGGCCTCGCCGAGCACCACGCCCCCGACGACGTCGCCGGAGCCGACCCCCAGCGAGAGCACGACGGAGCCGACCCCGACCGATTCCCCGTCGGAGCCGGAGAACACCGACTCGGCGAGCGGCCCCGCGGAGTCGGCGACCGCCTCGGAAGCGGGCGCGGGATCGTCGAGCCCCTCCGGCACCGCATCGACCGTGGTCTGA
- a CDS encoding STAS domain-containing protein, giving the protein MHIRGDHVEMAVGGRLDVRSAADARTVLHAAVDDGAGDLVLNLTELDSWDATGLGVIMGAHRRAGRAGRRLVLRGVPPQMQRLLVATRLHRILAIEGGIAADSLPRV; this is encoded by the coding sequence ATGCACATCAGGGGCGACCACGTCGAGATGGCCGTCGGGGGCCGCCTCGACGTCCGAAGCGCGGCGGACGCCCGTACGGTTCTGCATGCGGCCGTCGACGACGGCGCCGGTGACCTCGTACTGAACCTGACCGAGCTGGACTCCTGGGACGCCACCGGACTCGGCGTCATCATGGGTGCGCACCGCCGGGCGGGCCGGGCGGGCCGACGGCTGGTGCTGCGCGGTGTGCCGCCGCAGATGCAGCGCCTGCTGGTGGCGACGAGACTGCATCGCATTCTGGCCATCGAGGGCGGAATCGCCGCAGACTCCCTGCCGCGCGTCTGA
- a CDS encoding 3-hydroxyacyl-CoA dehydrogenase family protein gives MARKLAVIGAGLMGSGIAQVSAQAGWDVVLRDVTDEALARGRDGIEASYGKFVSKGKLAAADAEAALARITTTTDLDAVADADVVVEAVFEKLEVKHEIFRTLDKVVREDTVLASNTSAIPITKIAAVTERPERVVGVHFFSPVPMMQLCELVRGYKTSDETLATAREFAESVGKTCIVVNRDVAGFVTTRLISALVVEAAKLYESGVASAEDIDTACKLGFGHAMGPLATADLTGVDILLHATGNIYTESQDEKFAAPELMRRMVDAGDIGRKSGQGFYTY, from the coding sequence GTGGCCAGGAAGCTCGCCGTCATCGGCGCCGGACTCATGGGGTCCGGTATCGCGCAGGTCTCCGCCCAGGCGGGCTGGGACGTCGTCCTGCGTGACGTCACCGACGAGGCCCTGGCGCGCGGACGCGACGGCATCGAGGCGAGTTACGGCAAGTTCGTCTCCAAGGGCAAGCTGGCGGCGGCCGACGCCGAGGCCGCGCTCGCCCGGATCACCACGACCACCGACCTCGACGCCGTGGCCGACGCCGACGTCGTCGTCGAGGCCGTCTTCGAGAAGCTCGAGGTCAAGCACGAGATCTTCCGGACGCTCGACAAGGTCGTGCGGGAGGACACCGTCCTCGCCTCCAACACCTCCGCCATCCCGATCACCAAGATCGCGGCCGTGACGGAGCGCCCGGAGCGCGTCGTCGGCGTGCACTTCTTCTCGCCCGTTCCCATGATGCAGCTCTGCGAGCTGGTGCGCGGCTACAAGACCAGTGACGAAACCCTCGCCACCGCACGGGAGTTCGCCGAGTCCGTCGGCAAGACCTGCATCGTCGTCAACCGCGACGTCGCCGGCTTCGTCACCACCCGGCTGATCTCGGCGCTCGTCGTCGAGGCCGCCAAGCTGTACGAGTCGGGCGTCGCCTCCGCCGAGGACATCGACACCGCCTGCAAGCTCGGCTTCGGCCACGCCATGGGGCCGCTCGCGACGGCCGACCTGACCGGCGTCGACATCCTGCTGCACGCCACCGGCAACATCTACACCGAGTCGCAGGACGAGAAGTTCGCCGCCCCGGAGCTGATGCGCCGGATGGTCGACGCAGGTGACATCGGCCGCAAGAGCGGGCAGGGCTTCTACACCTACTGA
- a CDS encoding cob(I)yrinic acid a,c-diamide adenosyltransferase, whose product MVNLTRIYTRTGDRGTTALGDMSRTAKTDLRISAYADANEANAVIGTAIALGSLSEDVVKVLVRVQNDLFDVGADLSTPVVEDPKYPPLRVEQSYIDKLEADCDSFLEELEKLRSFILPGGTPGAALLHQACTVVRRAERSTWAALEVHGEAMNALTATYLNRLSDLLFILARSANKEVGDVLWVPGGER is encoded by the coding sequence ATGGTCAACCTGACGCGCATCTACACCCGCACCGGCGACCGGGGCACCACCGCCCTCGGGGACATGAGCCGGACCGCGAAGACCGATCTGCGGATCTCCGCCTATGCCGACGCCAACGAGGCCAACGCGGTCATCGGTACGGCGATCGCGCTCGGCAGTCTCTCCGAGGACGTGGTCAAGGTCCTCGTCCGCGTACAGAACGACCTGTTCGACGTGGGTGCGGACCTGTCCACACCGGTCGTGGAGGACCCGAAGTACCCGCCGCTGCGGGTCGAGCAGTCCTACATCGACAAGCTGGAGGCCGACTGCGACAGCTTCCTTGAGGAGCTGGAGAAGCTGCGGAGCTTCATCCTGCCGGGCGGTACGCCGGGGGCGGCGCTGCTGCACCAGGCCTGCACGGTGGTCAGGCGGGCGGAGCGTTCGACCTGGGCGGCGCTGGAGGTGCACGGGGAGGCGATGAACGCGCTGACGGCGACGTACCTCAACCGCCTCTCCGACCTCCTGTTCATCCTCGCCAGGTCGGCGAACAAGGAGGTCGGGGACGTGCTGTGGGTGCCGGGAGGCGAGCGCTGA
- a CDS encoding sensor histidine kinase, with product MSLSSRPHRHDVLIAVTGLVGGLALWAAGLHTQGGRLFGAHWVALVPLAVTAGLELLRRCRPRTAIVLGTFALLADQFTTGSLATVLMYTDLVYAAVVYGSPAAARRIPVATFLVTVAVTIGFFAWFRDAEALLIGVVTGLVSFAPAITGVSVRNHRDAAETARLRADQTALLAEMDRVQAVTAERSRMARELHDMVAGHLSAIAIHSTAALSIDDPADPATSRDALGVIRENSVEGLAEMRRLIGLLREPGGDDAPAAAPTLASLDVLVGQAGATSAPSGLTVTLDDGREGAGKLPAPVELAAYRIVQESLTNALKHAAPGPVEVRLGRSGNRLTVEVSSVAGDRPDPRAPGSGAGLAGMRERVALLGGTLEAGPVSGDGTALWRVRAVLPVGEGIPGR from the coding sequence GTGTCCCTCTCTTCACGACCGCACCGCCACGACGTACTGATCGCGGTGACCGGGCTGGTGGGTGGGCTGGCTCTCTGGGCCGCCGGGCTGCACACCCAGGGCGGGCGGCTCTTCGGCGCCCACTGGGTGGCTCTCGTGCCGCTCGCGGTGACGGCCGGCCTGGAGCTGCTGCGCCGGTGCCGGCCACGGACCGCGATCGTCCTCGGGACGTTCGCGCTGCTCGCCGACCAGTTCACGACGGGCAGCCTGGCGACGGTCCTGATGTACACCGACCTCGTGTACGCGGCCGTGGTGTACGGAAGCCCGGCCGCGGCCCGGCGGATCCCGGTGGCCACCTTCCTGGTCACCGTCGCGGTCACCATCGGGTTCTTCGCCTGGTTCCGCGACGCCGAGGCACTGCTGATCGGCGTGGTGACCGGACTGGTCTCCTTCGCCCCCGCGATCACGGGGGTCAGCGTGCGCAATCATCGCGACGCCGCCGAGACGGCCCGGCTGCGTGCCGACCAGACAGCGTTGCTCGCCGAGATGGACCGGGTCCAGGCGGTCACCGCGGAGCGGTCCCGGATGGCCCGCGAGCTGCACGACATGGTCGCGGGCCACCTCTCCGCGATCGCCATCCACTCCACCGCCGCGCTCTCCATCGACGACCCGGCCGACCCGGCCACCTCCCGCGACGCGCTGGGCGTGATCCGGGAGAACAGCGTCGAGGGGCTGGCCGAGATGCGGCGGCTGATCGGACTGCTGCGGGAGCCCGGTGGCGATGACGCCCCTGCCGCGGCGCCGACCCTCGCCTCCCTGGACGTCCTCGTCGGGCAGGCGGGGGCCACGTCCGCGCCCAGCGGGCTGACCGTCACGCTGGACGACGGCCGGGAGGGGGCCGGGAAGCTGCCCGCCCCGGTGGAACTGGCCGCCTACCGCATCGTCCAGGAGTCCCTCACCAACGCGCTGAAACATGCCGCGCCGGGACCGGTGGAGGTCCGGCTGGGGCGGTCGGGGAACCGGCTGACGGTCGAGGTGAGCAGCGTGGCCGGTGACCGTCCGGACCCTCGCGCCCCCGGGTCGGGGGCCGGCCTGGCAGGGATGCGGGAGCGGGTGGCACTGCTCGGCGGGACGCTCGAGGCGGGGCCCGTGTCCGGGGACGGCACGGCGCTCTGGCGGGTACGGGCCGTACTGCCCGTCGGCGAAGGGATCCCGGGACGATGA
- a CDS encoding response regulator transcription factor produces the protein MTIRVLVAEDQSAVRAGLVLILRSAPDIEVVGEAGDGEAAVRLARELRPDVVLMDVQMPRLDGVSATRQVVSEELADVLVLTTFDLDEYVFGALRAGAAGFLLKHTDARDLIDGVRTVARGEGLIAPAVTRRLIAEFAGTTPARRAAAPDPPGLDTLTRREREVLACLGEGLSNAEIAGRLSMAEATVKTHVSRLLGKLNLRSRVQAAVLAQELRL, from the coding sequence ATGACGATCCGGGTACTGGTGGCCGAGGACCAGTCGGCCGTACGGGCGGGTCTCGTGCTGATCCTGCGCAGCGCACCGGACATCGAGGTCGTGGGTGAGGCCGGCGACGGCGAGGCCGCCGTGCGCCTCGCACGTGAACTGCGCCCCGACGTGGTGCTGATGGACGTACAGATGCCCCGCCTCGACGGGGTGTCCGCGACACGGCAGGTCGTGTCGGAGGAGCTCGCGGACGTCCTGGTGCTGACCACCTTCGATCTCGACGAGTACGTCTTCGGGGCGCTGCGCGCGGGCGCCGCCGGCTTCCTGCTGAAGCACACGGACGCGCGCGACCTGATCGACGGGGTGCGTACGGTGGCGCGGGGCGAGGGCCTGATCGCCCCGGCCGTCACGCGCCGGCTGATCGCGGAGTTCGCCGGCACCACGCCGGCACGCAGGGCCGCGGCGCCGGACCCGCCGGGGCTCGACACGCTGACCCGACGGGAACGAGAGGTACTCGCCTGCCTCGGTGAAGGGCTGTCGAACGCCGAGATCGCGGGGCGGCTCTCGATGGCGGAGGCAACCGTGAAGACCCACGTCAGCAGGCTTCTGGGCAAGCTGAATCTGCGCAGCCGGGTCCAAGCAGCCGTACTCGCACAAGAGTTGCGCCTCTGA